gcattgacctgtatacactaccatgtgtaaaacagctaaTGGGAGGTTGCCGTatagcacggggagctcagccTGCTGCGCTGTGATGATCTGGAGGTGTGGATGGGGCGGGGAGGCTCGGAAGGGAGagaacatatgtatacatatgactgattcacactgctgtgcagcagaaaccagctcaacattggaaagcaattatcctccagttccagcttgtttttcttgaattcttaaGTTCAAAATTTCCAAATAAGTCTTAGATTAGCACACGCTTCctctcagttcattttcagacaCTGAGAGACACAGATATCCTCTCTCTTTGGTATACTTGAGAGAAAAGTGTGATACCAGGGAAGTTCAGGAGTCTTTCCAGGCTGCTGACAGGAAGCGTTTCTATAACATTCACACTTTATATCATTCCACTGCCTTTCCTAGCCCTGATACTTTCATTCTCATTACATGGTAGCAACCTTTACTTTTACTCTTCAGTTTTATAAGCTGTGGTTTTATAACAAACACCTCATATTCTAGAAAGCAAAAGCACTCAAGGAAAGATTCAACAGTGGCACCACTTAAAAGGCAAAGGCATATTTTATTCATGAAATTTCTTATCTCCTTTTCAGTGGAAGTAAACCTGcatgattttctttattgttctcacagaagaaagaaaagaaccacAATTCCCTTTCTTAACACAGGCACAATGACTTGTTAATTAACATAATAAACCCTATCTCCTATATTTACTTAGTAATCTAAGGGAAAtcggagcttttttttttttaaaggaggtttTAAGGTCTACAAGACTGTTGTCTGTGATTTATTTTGTTGGTAAGAAAAGAGTATTCATATTACAAAATGCTGTGAAAGATCAAAAGTACAACTAAAATTTACATCTCAGCCTTGTATCTGTATACAGTTTAGTGGGGAGGGAAGATATTTACAAATAACACCTGAATAACACCTTAGAAATCCATAGAAAGCTTCTGACCTGTTAATAAAATTATTGAATCTTTAAGTCAGAAATAGCTTCAGACTTACCCCAGTTGAACCCCCACACACCGTGAGAACTTTCCCAGCCTTTCTAGTAGCAATTACAAATTATGTGTGGGGAACAGTTTGCAGGCAGTTTGTTCCATTTGATTAAACTCTTGTTCCTCATAAAGATGTGAGATAGTTTTAATATAATCCACTTCCCTTGGTCCTACTTCTGACGAGTGGACATAACATTCTGAGCCAGAAGCCGTGGACCCAATGCTGCCTATTCAGATGGGAGGAGATGTGTGTATGATTCCTAGAGAGTCTTTTCTGGATTAAACATCTGTTCTTTCAGCAGTCCTTCATAGGACAAACTTTCTTGGTGGCTCACTGAATTGATCATTTTCCTAAGGTACTTGTGCCAAAGAGTCCTCTCTAAAGAGCAGTTCAGTGTATGATGGGGCTACTGCTATTAATACAgtttaataaattcttttttagaataagagaaagaattaggtacaatttttttgttttcttttgttagtttcatatcttttttatATGTTCTAACCTGTGCATTGTTCTTTTATACATTAATATTCCTACAATGTTTAGGAATGCACTGATGGTCCTTTATGTAAGACTTATAGGCAGgagatttatatgtattttactaaTGTACAGACCACTACATCTTCCTGAAACTCAACACGTAAGTACATTCAGTTAAAAGTATTAGtagttttttcaaattgtttgcACCATTTCTACTATTTAAAAAGATGCATATATagaatacattttgtttatttcagtGTCTTCACTTTAAATTGTACTACAAATGAGAACTTATTGCAACTTCCTTcagtaaaattaataaaacaattgGTCATTTTCTCTTTACAGATTGTTCAGTTCAAGGGAatgaagaattcagaataattttgATAAGTGGATTTTAatatagagaataaaaataagttgAGTCTTTGACCTGCTTTGAAGAAACATACTGTCCATTTGTCTAAAGGCATCTGTAACAGCCAAACCAGTCAAAATGAATTCAACATCATTTTCTCAGGTGGAAAATCATTCAATCTATTATAACTTTTCAGAGAAGAATTCCCGGTTTTTGGCTTTTGAAAATGATGATTGTCATCTGCCCTTGGCCATGATATTCACGTTAGCACTTGCTTATGGAGCTGTGATCATTCTTGGGGTCTCTGGAAACCTGGCTTTGATCATCATCATCTTGAAacaaaaagagatgagaaatgtCACCAACATCCTGATTGTGAACCTTTCCTTCTCAGACTTGCTTGTGGCCATCATGTGTCTTCCCTTCACGTTTGTCTACACGCTGATGGACCACTGGGTTTTTGGTGAGGCAATGTGCAAGTTGAACCCCTTTGTGCAATGTGTTTCCATCACCGTGTCCATCTTCTCTCTGGTCCTTATTGCCGTGGAACGGCATCAGCTGATTATCAATCCTCGGGGTTGGAGACCAAGTAATAGACATGCATACGTAGGTATTGCTGTCATCTGGGTccttgctgtggcttcttctctgcccttccTGATCTATCAAGTGTTGACAGATGAGCCATTCCAAAATGTGACCCTTGATGCATTCAAGGACAAATACGTCTGCTTTGATAAATTTCCATCAGACTCTCACCGGCTGTCTTACACCACTCTCCTCTTGGTGCTGCAGTACTTTGGCCCgctctgttttatatttatttgctacTTCAAGGTAGGAAAACCCTTTCCCctaccattttcatttttaccttcTTTCCGCAGGAGTACTCATTCTATGAATGGTTCTAtttgaattctttgttttttccctcctgtAGATATACGTAcgcttaaaaagaagaaacagcatgATGGATAAGATGAGAGACAATAAGTACAGGTCCAGTGAAGCCAAAAGAATCAACATCATGCTGCTGTCCATCGTGGTGGCGTTTGCTGTCTGCTGGCTGCCTCTCACCATCTTCAACACTGTGTTTGACTGGAACCATCAGATCATTGCTACCTGCAACCATAATCTGTTGTTCCTTCTCTGCCACCTCACAGCCATGATCTCCACTTGTGTCAACCCCATATTTTATGGCTTCCTGAACAAAAATTTCCAGAGAGACCTGCAGTTCTTCTTTAACTTTTGTGATTTCCGGTCTCGGGATGACGACTATGAGACCATCGCCATGTCCACCATGCATACGGATGTTTCTAAGACATCTCTGAAGCAAGCAAGCCCAGTCACACTTAAAAAGATCCACACTGATGATAATGAAAAAATCTGAACCTGCCATAGCATTTGGTCCCAAATGATTGATATCTGCTTAAAAACAAGCACAACCCGAATGGACTTTGATTACTTGTTCTCTTTCGGAATGGGATTGAAATCATTTAAGAAGGCCAAGAttttcttctgttgctttttaCTGCTTTTGTAGTAGCTGTCATAATTATATCTGGAACAAAATGTGTGGGCTTTAGAATCTTTTGGcaatagctttgaccagacatcTTTGAAGTGCTTTTTTGTAAACTTATGCATAAAGTAGAAAGgcttttatattgtatttattagaaagaaatttctttaatatatttgtataaactGACTTTAGAAGCACTGTACCCGATGTTCTctctccactgagccaccttggctCGATGAGATTGCTGGTAGATCGGACAGTCCTGCTTAGATGAGATTGTCAATAGATTGGGCAGTCCTGTGCCGGATACACATCCCTTCAGCCTGTTACAGGTGACAGCTTGCAAAAGCAGCATTCAGGATGTGAATGCCTAGTCTGAGGTCATTCAGAAGTGACTtgcattttttttgaaattttaagacaGGATTTAGTTTGCTCCTAATTGATTATCACTTCAGatgaaaaaatgcatttaaaaatattcagtggtGAATATCATGGGGAGTTGGGTCAGCCACAAGAATTAAGTGGGAAACCAGTTTCCTAACCTCAAAACTATTTTGGTTCCTGACAACCAAAGGATTTTAGAGCTTAACAAGTAAATTAGTATTGCTGCATAGAGTTggaatatatttatttgaataaatagtCGAGGCTTCTGTTCTTCATGGACTGTTCAGTGTTTGTCAAGCTTTCtggcataaataaatatatatgtaacttaaaagcatttatttccaGTTTATAATATAAATGACCATAAAGTGTATTTTCTATACATCAGTGCCTACGTAGTTACTCATTTTTAATGTTCAATGGCCATATTTCAAAGGGCACCATGGTGTACAGTGTTGAAAGATTGTCCACCCTGCCTAGAAGGGGTAAATACCAGAAAACTGAGGCCACTTCCTGTAGCTTATGTTAACTTCTGTGAACTGTGTGCCTTGTGGAGTCTTACCAATCAGGCACTGTGTACCAAGGCATTTTGTCACATTAATATATTGATACTTCATTTCATGTACCCTGTAAGCATGATTGAGCCTCAGAATCATTGGGAGGAgaggtgtttaaaaaaataagcgtATCTTTGATGtattatacaaaatattaaatgtcTCTGATTTTAGAAGGGCAGACGTTTTCTTTACTAaaattgtttctgcattttctgaaCAGCTTCTTTTGTGTCTCCctttagcttcatttttttttatcttttttagtcCCTTGTCTTCCCTCCTGTGAAGCATCCTCTGTCTGCTTGCCAATAAAGCATCTTCTACCTTGTGGTATAACCCTTGGTGGTCCAGCCTCTCTCCCTGGCTTCCTGAAGCTTACTGAAGACAGCGACTGTTTTTATATGACTCTGAGTCCCAGTGTATTTAGCAAAGTGCAAGCAAGTACACAGaagggttttaaaaatttttctgagaaatgaataaataatgctccaaatccttctttctcatttattattgAATTGACTTTAACATGCTGAAATTTTATTGGACTCCTCCTAAGTTTATTTTTACCACAGAAGtgctttctcttttattatatcattttcctttctaaactAACCAAAACGACATTTTAGAAACTTGCATGATTTATCTTGTAAGACAAACATCAGCATTTTCATTGAATGTTAATGtaagtatataatataaaatatttatataatatatataattatataatataaaatataaatatagccAAAGAATGACTATTagttaactgaaaaaaagaaaaaaattctaaaaccaTCATTTAATGCATAATGAAAAGTATCATCTTTCCTTACCAAAACCTGGAATTTGAAACTAACTGGTGTTTTCTGCTTTGGGGTACAAATGGGAGATTTTGTCTTTGTCTACTTAGGTGCTATGGAAACAAATAGCTGCTTGAGACAGCCTAAATATGCAGGTGCTTTTTTGTTAGCACATTTGCTGAGATGCCATTTCTAGAATCTTCATTTAGCTGTATAGGCTGCTCATTCTTTAGCTTTTCATAAATAATGAACTAAATACCAAATTCTTCTCTTTCATCCAAAGATGTCCATGAGCTAGTAGTAAAGTCTAGAATCAACCACAGATCCACTAtgattcaagaagaaataaacattcaTGTTAAATACAAAGCATTGAGTTTTCTTAAACTCAAGAACAAAAATCAATTGCTGGTTTAGTATAAGAACATAATTATAATGTAGCttataaaaataggaagaaaatgataataacGAGGGTTTCAAACACTTAGCCTAAGCAAGTAGTATATCAAGTACTTTAGTACCTGTGAGGTTGTGTGACTGGTTTGACCACTTCGCAGAAGAGGCAACCGAAGCTCAAGTTGAAATATTTGAACCTCACCCACTGAGCAGCAGATGCAGCAG
This genomic stretch from Cervus canadensis isolate Bull #8, Minnesota chromosome 19, ASM1932006v1, whole genome shotgun sequence harbors:
- the NPY1R gene encoding neuropeptide Y receptor type 1, which produces MNSTSFSQVENHSIYYNFSEKNSRFLAFENDDCHLPLAMIFTLALAYGAVIILGVSGNLALIIIILKQKEMRNVTNILIVNLSFSDLLVAIMCLPFTFVYTLMDHWVFGEAMCKLNPFVQCVSITVSIFSLVLIAVERHQLIINPRGWRPSNRHAYVGIAVIWVLAVASSLPFLIYQVLTDEPFQNVTLDAFKDKYVCFDKFPSDSHRLSYTTLLLVLQYFGPLCFIFICYFKIYVRLKRRNSMMDKMRDNKYRSSEAKRINIMLLSIVVAFAVCWLPLTIFNTVFDWNHQIIATCNHNLLFLLCHLTAMISTCVNPIFYGFLNKNFQRDLQFFFNFCDFRSRDDDYETIAMSTMHTDVSKTSLKQASPVTLKKIHTDDNEKI